One genomic window of Bradyrhizobium sp. B124 includes the following:
- a CDS encoding intradiol ring-cleavage dioxygenase has protein sequence MANFNEHDLTDEVISSFANTPNKRLKFLIEETVKSLHDLVRRTELTFEEWNQAIEFLTRTGQTCTPLRQEFILLSDVLGVSMLVDAVNHREREGATETTVLGPFYVGEHRVTSHGANISEGIDGEVMFVQSRVTDLAGKPLAGAEIDVWHADDDGFYDSQKADYAAHGPSLRARFVTDADGRFSFRTILPCSYPIPTDGPVGDLITATRRHPMRPAHVHFLVKAEGYEPLITHVFLDGDEYLRSDVVFGVKDELIARVEPRSEPALPNGERVSGPWHLMTYDFQMKPGAGLVPKPMMAAE, from the coding sequence ATGGCCAATTTCAACGAGCATGACCTCACCGACGAGGTGATCAGCAGCTTCGCCAACACGCCGAACAAGCGGCTCAAGTTTCTCATCGAGGAGACAGTGAAATCGCTGCACGATCTGGTGCGCCGCACCGAGCTCACCTTCGAGGAATGGAATCAGGCGATCGAATTCCTGACCCGCACCGGCCAGACCTGCACGCCGCTGCGCCAGGAATTCATCCTGCTGTCCGACGTGCTCGGCGTCTCGATGCTGGTCGATGCGGTCAATCACCGCGAGCGCGAGGGCGCGACCGAGACCACCGTGCTCGGCCCGTTCTATGTCGGCGAGCACCGCGTCACGTCGCACGGCGCCAACATCTCGGAGGGGATCGACGGCGAAGTGATGTTCGTGCAGAGCCGCGTCACCGACCTCGCCGGCAAGCCGCTCGCCGGTGCCGAGATCGACGTCTGGCACGCCGACGACGACGGCTTCTACGATTCGCAGAAGGCGGACTACGCGGCTCACGGCCCATCGTTGCGGGCACGCTTCGTCACCGATGCCGACGGCCGTTTCTCGTTCCGCACCATCCTGCCATGCAGCTATCCGATCCCGACCGACGGCCCGGTCGGCGATCTCATCACCGCCACGCGGCGTCATCCGATGCGGCCCGCGCATGTGCATTTCCTGGTCAAGGCCGAGGGCTATGAGCCGCTGATCACCCACGTCTTCCTTGATGGCGACGAATATCTGCGCAGCGACGTGGTGTTCGGCGTCAAGGACGAGCTCATTGCGCGCGTCGAGCCGCGCAGCGAACCGGCGCTGCCGAACGGCGAGCGGGTCTCCGGCCCGTGGCACCTGATGACTTACGACTTCCAGATGAAGCCCGGCGCGGGCCTGGTGCCGAAGCCCATGATGGCCGCGGAATGA